A genomic window from Punica granatum isolate Tunisia-2019 chromosome 2, ASM765513v2, whole genome shotgun sequence includes:
- the LOC116194683 gene encoding histidine protein methyltransferase 1 homolog → MAADSTFRLFSSSSDGGGGGLTQGFGFGFSESPQTPLPPPPPCVEVHSYEVSTTAKYAIEPVNFGELTLLKGRVSTQEVFALSNFDLVPGKYEGGLKIWEGSIDLVKALQSEIKNGHLSFAGKRVLELGCGHGLPAIFASLEGAVTVHVQDFNAEVLKCLTIPNFNSNLKRSRDSRVDKMDEDVRFFAGDWSEMHRLLPYARDNKSEVNHSLEYESSKTGYDIILMAETVYSISTLQNLYELVKKCLGHPHGVVYMAAKKHYFGVGGGSRRFLSVVEKDGVMVTSLVAEVADGSSNVREVWKLSFK, encoded by the exons ATGGCGGCGGACTCAACTTTCCGACtattctcctcttcctctgatggcggcggcggcggcctTACCCAAGGGTTCGGTTTTGGATTCTCCGAATCTCCTCAAACGCCTCTCCCGCCTCCACCTCCTTGCGTCGAGGTCCATTCCTATGAGGTTTCAACCACTGCCAAGTATGCGATAGAACCCGTGAACTTCGGCGAACTCACTTTGCTCAAG ggGCGGGTGAGCACTCAAGAGGTTTTTGCATTATCGAACTTTGATCTAGTCCCTGGGAAATATGAAG GGGGTCTTAAGATTTGGGAAGGCTCAATAGATTTGGTTAAAGCACTTCAGTCAGAGATTAAAAACGGGCACCTGTCATTTGCTGGAAAGCGAGTCCTAGAG CTCGGATGTGGCCACGGACTTCCTGCAATATTCGCTTCCCTTGAG GGTGCTGTTACTGTACATGTCCAAGACTTTAATGCTGAGGTATTGAAATGTCTTACCATCCCCAACTTCAATTCAAATCTAAAGAGATCTCGAGATTCTCGAGTTGATAAAATGGACGAGGATGTTCGTTTCTTTGCTGGTGATTGGAGTGAAATGCATCGACTTCTTCCATACGCAAGAGATAACAAAAGCGAGGTGAACCATAGCCTTGAATATGAGTCGAGCAAGACCGGTTATGACATTATATTGATGGCTGAGACTGTCTATTCAATCTCCACTCTGCAAAATCTCTACGAACTTGTAAAGAAG TGCTTGGGTCATCCGCATGGAGTCGTATACATGGCAGCAAAGAAGCATTATTTTGGAGTCGGAGGGGGATCACGGCGATTCCTATCAGTTGTAGAGAAAGATG GTGTTATGGTGACTAGCCTGGTCGCTGAGGTAGCTGATGGCTCGTCAAATGTCCGAGAAGTGTGGAAGCTGTCGTTTAAGTAA